A portion of the Enterobacter sp. SA187 genome contains these proteins:
- a CDS encoding class I SAM-dependent methyltransferase, whose translation MKAARIPQTFVAPEHWSDFPAGEHYRAALELQLKPWLAKIYGFHLLKIGNLSAEINVETCAISHQVNVAPQGDALQVRADPLHLPFADKSIDACLLAHTHNWCGDPHGLLREADRVLIDDGWLVISGFNPVSLLGLRKLVPIRRQSAIYRSRMFTMMRQLDWLSLLNFEVLHYSRFHVLPWRRQGGKMLSTHLPALGCMQLIVARKRTIPLTLNPMKQSKSRQRVRQAVGATRQFRKP comes from the coding sequence ATGAAGGCGGCAAGGATACCTCAAACATTTGTGGCACCCGAACACTGGAGTGACTTTCCCGCAGGCGAACATTATCGTGCCGCGCTGGAACTGCAACTCAAGCCATGGCTGGCGAAAATCTATGGATTTCACCTGCTTAAGATTGGCAATCTCAGCGCAGAAATCAATGTCGAAACTTGCGCTATCTCGCATCAGGTCAATGTAGCGCCTCAGGGCGACGCCTTACAGGTGAGGGCGGATCCGCTGCATTTGCCGTTTGCCGATAAATCTATCGACGCCTGTTTACTGGCACACACCCACAACTGGTGTGGCGATCCGCACGGCTTATTGCGGGAAGCGGACCGTGTGCTGATTGATGATGGCTGGCTGGTGATCAGCGGCTTTAATCCGGTAAGCCTGCTTGGGCTGCGCAAACTCGTGCCGATACGCCGACAGTCGGCAATCTACCGCAGCCGCATGTTTACCATGATGCGCCAGCTGGACTGGCTATCGCTGCTCAACTTTGAAGTGCTGCACTACAGCCGCTTTCACGTCTTACCCTGGCGCAGGCAGGGCGGAAAAATGTTGAGCACCCATTTGCCTGCCCTTGGCTGTATGCAGCTGATTGTGGCCCGCAAACGCACCATCCCGCTGACGCTCAATCCCATGAAACAGAGTAAGAGCCGGCAACGCGTCCGGCAGGCAGTGGGTGCGACGCGTCAGTTTCGTAAACCCTGA
- the rnhA gene encoding ribonuclease HI, translated as MLKQVEIFTDGSCLGNPGPGGYGAILRYRGHERTFSEGYRLTTNNRMELMAAIVSLEALKEHCEVVLSTDSQYVRQGITQWIHNWKKRGWKTAEKKPVKNVDLWKRLDTALGQHEIRWEWVKGHAGHPENERCDELARAAAMNPTQDDIGYQPDA; from the coding sequence ATGCTTAAACAGGTAGAAATTTTCACCGATGGATCTTGCCTCGGTAACCCGGGTCCGGGTGGTTATGGTGCAATATTACGCTATCGCGGCCATGAAAGAACCTTCAGCGAAGGCTATCGGCTGACCACCAATAACCGGATGGAGCTGATGGCCGCTATTGTCTCCCTCGAAGCGCTGAAAGAGCACTGCGAAGTGGTGCTGAGCACCGACAGCCAGTACGTCCGCCAGGGGATCACGCAGTGGATCCATAACTGGAAAAAACGCGGCTGGAAAACCGCCGAAAAAAAACCGGTAAAAAATGTCGATTTATGGAAGCGCCTGGACACCGCCCTTGGTCAGCATGAGATCCGCTGGGAGTGGGTGAAAGGCCACGCCGGACATCCGGAGAACGAACGCTGCGATGAGCTGGCGCGCGCGGCGGCCATGAATCCCACTCAGGACGACATCGGTTATCAGCCAGACGCCTGA
- the gloB gene encoding hydroxyacylglutathione hydrolase: MNLNSIPAFQDNYIWVLSNDEGRCLIVDPGEAAPVLDAIKENQWQPAAIFLTHHHNDHVGGMKTLLQQYPDIPVYGPAETQGKGTTEIVTEGDKITVLGMEFAVFSTPGHTLGHICFFSFPYLFSGDTMFSGGCGRLFEGTPEQMYQSFVKIAALPDETLVCCAHEYTLANMKFARSILPHDSLINDYYNKVKDLRAKKEKTLPVFLKNERHINLFLRTQDPVLIDQINKETNLQQPEQRFAWLRAKKDDF; the protein is encoded by the coding sequence ATGAATCTTAACAGTATTCCCGCCTTCCAGGACAACTACATCTGGGTGCTCAGCAACGACGAAGGACGCTGTCTGATTGTCGATCCGGGCGAAGCCGCGCCGGTGCTGGATGCAATTAAAGAAAACCAGTGGCAGCCCGCCGCTATTTTCCTGACGCATCATCACAATGATCATGTCGGCGGCATGAAGACGTTACTGCAACAGTATCCCGATATTCCGGTCTACGGTCCGGCGGAAACCCAGGGTAAAGGCACGACAGAAATTGTAACCGAGGGCGATAAAATCACCGTTTTGGGTATGGAGTTCGCGGTGTTTTCCACGCCAGGTCACACTTTAGGACATATCTGTTTCTTCAGTTTCCCTTATCTTTTTTCCGGCGACACGATGTTTTCTGGCGGGTGCGGCAGACTGTTCGAAGGCACGCCGGAGCAGATGTACCAGTCCTTTGTCAAAATTGCCGCCCTTCCGGACGAAACGCTCGTTTGTTGCGCACATGAATACACGTTAGCCAATATGAAGTTTGCCCGCAGCATCCTACCGCACGATTCGCTCATAAATGATTACTACAATAAAGTTAAAGACTTACGCGCAAAAAAAGAAAAGACATTACCCGTTTTTCTGAAAAATGAACGCCATATAAATTTATTTTTACGTACGCAAGACCCTGTTTTAATTGATCAAATAAATAAAGAAACAAATTTGCAACAGCCTGAGCAGCGTTTTGCCTGGTTGCGGGCAAAGAAAGATGACTTCTGA